One Bufo gargarizans isolate SCDJY-AF-19 chromosome 3, ASM1485885v1, whole genome shotgun sequence DNA segment encodes these proteins:
- the LOC122933259 gene encoding zinc finger protein OZF-like, translating into MMEEHQPLISQENLSKKCENVMLPLDEDILQRSSGENLITLNVHPGLHSTDLSYNPPNYEDPSPDQSQIVTASTSQKRIKRFHCGKESTNSSGLSTHRKRHKGEKMYSCFECGKCFTWKSHLVRHEKSHTGEKPYSCSECGNSFTQKSHLIAHKRCHTREKMYLCSECGKCFKEKSKLVKHVRSHTGEKPYSCSQCGKCFTVKSNLVTHERIHTGEKPYSCSECGKRFLNKSRLLKHKRCHTGEKPYTCSECGKCFTQKTHLVRHERSHTGEKPYSCSECGKCFTVKTLLIRHERSHTGEKPYSCSECGNCFTHKSNLIAHKRCHTGEKMYSCLECGKCFIQKIHLVRHERNHTGEKPYSCSECGKCFTEKTYLVRHERSHTGEKPYSCSECEKCFTQKSNLIAHKRCHTGEKMYSCSECGKCFRDKSKLVIHVRIHTGEKPYSCSQCGKYFTQKSVLVIHERCHTGEKPYTCSECGKCFTQKSQLALHERIHTGEKPYMCLECGKCFK; encoded by the exons atgatggaggagcaccagcctcttatatcacagg AAAATCTCAGTAAGAAATGTGAAAATGTCATGTTACCACTAGATGAAGATATCCTGCagcgctcttcaggagaaaacctcattacacttaatgtacatccaggacttcacagtacagatctgtCATATAATCCTCCTAATTATGAGGACCCTTCTCCggaccaatcacagattgttaccgCAAGTACAAGTCAGAAAAGGATTAAAAGGTTTCATTGTGGTAAAGAATCCACAAACAGCTCAGGACTTTCTACACACCGAAAACGTCACAAAGGAGAGAAAATGTATTCATGttttgaatgtgggaaatgtttcacatGGAAATCACATCTAgttagacatgagaaaagtcatacaggagagaaaccatattcatgttcagaatgtgggaactcTTTCACACAGAAATCACATCTTATTGCACATAAGAGATGTCACACAAGAGAGAAAAtgtatttatgttcagaatgtgggaaatgttttaaagagAAATCAAAACTTGTCAAACAtgtgagaagtcacacaggggaaaagccttattcatgttcacaatgtggaaaatgttttacagtgaaatcaaatcttgttacacatgagagaattcacactggggaaaagccatattcatgttcagaatgtgggaaacgttttTTAAATAAATCAAGACTTTTAAAACATAagagatgtcacacaggagagaaaccatatacatgttcagaatgtgggaaatgttttacacagaaaacacatcttgttagacatgagagaagtcacacaggagagaaaccatattcatgttcagaatgtgggaaatgttttacagtgaAAACACTTCTTattagacatgagagaagtcacacaggagagaaaccatattcatgttcagaatgtgggaactgTTTCACACATAAATCAAATCTTATTGCACATAagagatgtcacacaggagagaaaatgtattcatgtttagaatgtgggaaatgttttatacagaaaatacatcttgttagacatgagagaaatcacacaggagagaaaccatattcatgttcagaatgtgggaaatgttttacagagaaAACatatcttgttagacatgagagaagtcacacaggagagaaaccatattcatgttcagaatgtgagaaatgttttacacagaaatcaaatcttattGCACATAagagatgtcacacaggagagaaaatgtattcatgttcagaatgtgggaaatgttttagagaTAAATCAAAACTTGTTATACATGTGAGAATTCATACAGgggaaaagccatattcatgttcgcaatgtgggaaatatttcacACAGAAATCAGtacttgttatacatgagagatgtcacacaggagagaaaccatatacatgttcagaatgtgggaaatgttttacacagaaatcacaGCTTGCtttacatgagagaattcacacaggagagaaaccatatatgtgtttagaatgtgggaaatgttttaaatga